The Helianthus annuus cultivar XRQ/B chromosome 16, HanXRQr2.0-SUNRISE, whole genome shotgun sequence genome includes a window with the following:
- the LOC110915717 gene encoding beta-glucosidase 46 isoform X1 codes for MENPFNLFLLTVFISTTAAAASDQITNIFGANHSFFLFPRNFLFGTASSSYQFEGAYLADGKGLSNWDIFSHEPGNIVDGSNGDVAVDHYHRYHKDVELMEYIGINTFRFSISWARILPKGRFGNVNIAGIKHYDKLINALIEKGIQPFVSLTHYDIPQELEDRYGGWLSPQIREDFAYYASICFKHYGDRVKYWVTLNEPNVVAIRGYRSGIYPPARCSATFGNCSSGDSEREPFIAAHNMILAHAAAVNLYRAKYQGEQKGSIGIAMNTVWYEPISNSSQDKQAAQRAQSFYMNWFLDPIMFGKYPEEMENILGSLLPEFSDDRLQNGLDFIGINHYTSFYVKDCLYSTCVQGPCISKTEGYYLRTATKNNIPIGEPTEVDWIYVYPQGMEKMVTYLKNRYNNTPMFITENGFGEMHQAGSSINSFLNDDKRAEYMKCYLDSLVSAIRKGADVRGYIVWSLLDNFEWSSGYTTRFGLYHVDYTTLKRTPKSSAQWYKQFILNFTSFEAVNRSTS; via the exons ATGGAAAATccatttaatttgtttttactCACTGTCTTCATATCAACTACTGCAGCAGCAGCATCAGACCAGATTACTAACATTTTTGGAGCCAATCATAGTTTCTTCTTATTTCCAAGAAACTTCTTATTTGGAACTGCATCATCTTCTTATCAG TTTGAAGGAGCTTACCTTGCAGATGGGAAAGGCCTTAGTAATTGGGATATTTTTTCACACGAACCTG GCAATATTGTTGACGGTTCTAATGGAGACGTCGCGGTTGATCATTACCATCGTTATCAT AAAGATGTTGAGCTTATGGAATACATAGGAATAAATACTTTCCGTTTCTCCATATCATGGGCTAGAATTCTACCTA AGGGAAGATTTGGAAATGTGAACATTGCTGGAATAAAGCACTATGATAAGCTCATCAATGCTCTTATAGAAAAAG GAATCCAACCATTTGTGTCATTGACTCATTATGATATACCTCAGGAACTTGAAGATAGATATGGTGGTTGGCTAAGTCCGCAAATTCG GGAAGATTTTGCATACTATGCATCTATATGTTTCAAACACTATGGGGACCGGGTCAAGTATTGGGTGACTTTAAATGAACCGAATGTCGTTGCTATTCGTGGCTATAGATCAGGGATTTACCCGCCAGCAAGATGCTCTGCTACTTTCGGAAATTGTAGCTCTGGAGATTCTGAGAGGGAACCATTTATTGCAGCTCATAACATGATTTTAGCTCATGCTGCAGCAGTCAACCTTTATCGGGCCAAATATCAG GGTGAACAAAAGGGCAGTATTGGAATTGCAATGAATACTGTATGGTATGAACCCATCAGTAACTCCTCACAAGACAAACAAGCTGCTCAAAGAGCGCAATCCTTCTATATGAATTG GTTTTTGGACCCAATAATGTTTGGAAAATATCCCGAAGAAATGGAAAATATATTAGGATCTTTACTGCCGGAATTCAGTGATGATCGTTTGCAGAACGGATTAGACTTCATTGGTATTAATCATTATACAAGTTTCTACGTAAAAGACTGTTTATACTCGACATGTGTACAAGGACCTTGCATTTCAAAGACGGAGGGTTATTATCTCAGAACTGCAACCAAAAACAATATTCCAATTGGAGAACCG ACTGAAGTGGACTGGATTTATGTTTATCCTCAAGGAATGGAGAAGATGGTGACTTATCTTAAGAATAGATACAATAATACGCCAATGTTCATCACAGAGAATG GTTTTGGTGAGATGCATCAGGCTGGTTCAAGCATCAATAGTTTCCTCAATGATGATAAACGAGCAGAATACATGAAGTGCTACTTGGATTCCCTTGTTTCTGCGATAAG GAAAGGAGCGGATGTTAGAGGTTACATTGTTTGGTCGTTATTGGACAACTTTGAGTGGTCATCTGGATACACGACGAGATTTGGGCTTTACCATGTTGATTACACAACCCTCAAACGGACACCAAAATCATCAGCTCAATGGTACAAACAATTCATTTTAAACTTTACAAGCTTTGAAGCAGTAAATCGTAGCACGTCATGA
- the LOC110915717 gene encoding beta-glucosidase 46 isoform X2 → MEYIGINTFRFSISWARILPKGRFGNVNIAGIKHYDKLINALIEKGIQPFVSLTHYDIPQELEDRYGGWLSPQIREDFAYYASICFKHYGDRVKYWVTLNEPNVVAIRGYRSGIYPPARCSATFGNCSSGDSEREPFIAAHNMILAHAAAVNLYRAKYQGEQKGSIGIAMNTVWYEPISNSSQDKQAAQRAQSFYMNWFLDPIMFGKYPEEMENILGSLLPEFSDDRLQNGLDFIGINHYTSFYVKDCLYSTCVQGPCISKTEGYYLRTATKNNIPIGEPTEVDWIYVYPQGMEKMVTYLKNRYNNTPMFITENGFGEMHQAGSSINSFLNDDKRAEYMKCYLDSLVSAIRKGADVRGYIVWSLLDNFEWSSGYTTRFGLYHVDYTTLKRTPKSSAQWYKQFILNFTSFEAVNRSTS, encoded by the exons ATGGAATACATAGGAATAAATACTTTCCGTTTCTCCATATCATGGGCTAGAATTCTACCTA AGGGAAGATTTGGAAATGTGAACATTGCTGGAATAAAGCACTATGATAAGCTCATCAATGCTCTTATAGAAAAAG GAATCCAACCATTTGTGTCATTGACTCATTATGATATACCTCAGGAACTTGAAGATAGATATGGTGGTTGGCTAAGTCCGCAAATTCG GGAAGATTTTGCATACTATGCATCTATATGTTTCAAACACTATGGGGACCGGGTCAAGTATTGGGTGACTTTAAATGAACCGAATGTCGTTGCTATTCGTGGCTATAGATCAGGGATTTACCCGCCAGCAAGATGCTCTGCTACTTTCGGAAATTGTAGCTCTGGAGATTCTGAGAGGGAACCATTTATTGCAGCTCATAACATGATTTTAGCTCATGCTGCAGCAGTCAACCTTTATCGGGCCAAATATCAG GGTGAACAAAAGGGCAGTATTGGAATTGCAATGAATACTGTATGGTATGAACCCATCAGTAACTCCTCACAAGACAAACAAGCTGCTCAAAGAGCGCAATCCTTCTATATGAATTG GTTTTTGGACCCAATAATGTTTGGAAAATATCCCGAAGAAATGGAAAATATATTAGGATCTTTACTGCCGGAATTCAGTGATGATCGTTTGCAGAACGGATTAGACTTCATTGGTATTAATCATTATACAAGTTTCTACGTAAAAGACTGTTTATACTCGACATGTGTACAAGGACCTTGCATTTCAAAGACGGAGGGTTATTATCTCAGAACTGCAACCAAAAACAATATTCCAATTGGAGAACCG ACTGAAGTGGACTGGATTTATGTTTATCCTCAAGGAATGGAGAAGATGGTGACTTATCTTAAGAATAGATACAATAATACGCCAATGTTCATCACAGAGAATG GTTTTGGTGAGATGCATCAGGCTGGTTCAAGCATCAATAGTTTCCTCAATGATGATAAACGAGCAGAATACATGAAGTGCTACTTGGATTCCCTTGTTTCTGCGATAAG GAAAGGAGCGGATGTTAGAGGTTACATTGTTTGGTCGTTATTGGACAACTTTGAGTGGTCATCTGGATACACGACGAGATTTGGGCTTTACCATGTTGATTACACAACCCTCAAACGGACACCAAAATCATCAGCTCAATGGTACAAACAATTCATTTTAAACTTTACAAGCTTTGAAGCAGTAAATCGTAGCACGTCATGA